A part of Cottoperca gobio chromosome 4, fCotGob3.1, whole genome shotgun sequence genomic DNA contains:
- the LOC115007178 gene encoding uncharacterized protein LOC115007178 isoform X1, which translates to MKKNEMKTSESKTSESKTSESKTSERKAALLSISENIEMELFSSEEPCVVTFKLEVEEELSFDQRHLEHPLVPDCEEEPELQVETVTRPQNKPKTESPAKTEAEHCLPVLGFVEGIEIEMEVFPSLGLSESELLDIKSHDPSIMTPLQPFSNKASRLKWKRLTLQKTGLIVKDVVCLPRGHYLAQLERHIVPRGKERAALAAMGMTARITIDYSWSTTQMKSRLATLFQGRFVKRVGQRFSFTYLQCVPGSGVLFVPDTPAEGWTGEHVLQTSGLGALYILSHQDYPQAESKKSASDTPVVNMKEFCLEASTESCPEEENHLGIQTQPCAPNTKEEFTLDLDSILRLFRQENMDGGVETHIQVRRRDLLHSALKVVRRPGFCFRTRPIVSFSGEETDGHEGPLREFFRLTLLELQQSSVFEGLPGRLFFIYDLAALENRKYYEAGVLIGWSLAQGGPGPRCLHPVLYQLMCGQNPSLEDFSWRDVVDVETQIRLQQLQSCTDVKLLPSGLCDWLSNCGIPGVYSAHSDEIPTIYIHLVKHCIYYRVASMISQFTEGLNSCGGLWAMVQSHREAFVPVMTSAQQQPLTLEEFKPLFNVCYSRPDSQLRAAEEATAGHWETVLTLVSDGQADFSFEVLLAFITGADHLPPLGFPRLISLCFYSQDASMSGVRLPHASTCALELFLPRGAAGAADLRVLLSRAMHEALGFTRFQTEGDGEGSCIEVMTNV; encoded by the exons ATGAAGAAGAACGAGATGAAGACGAGCGAGAGTAAGACGAGCGAGAGTAAGACGAGCGAGAGTAAGACGAGCGAGAGGAAGGCGGCGTTGCTCTCCATCTCAGAAAACATTGAGATGGAGCTGTTTTCTTCAGAGGAGCCCTGTGTGGTGACATTTAAACTGGAGGTGGAAGAAGAACTCAGCTTTGACCAG AGACATCTGGAGCATCCTCTGGTCCCTGACTGTGAAGAAGAACCAGAGCTGCAGGTTGAGACCGTGACCAGGCCGCAGAACAAGCCCAAAACAGAGTCTCCCGCTAAGACTGAGGCTGAGCACTGCCTCCCTGTTCTAGGATTCGTGGAGGGAATTGAGATAGAAATGGAG GTGTTCCCTTCCCTTGGATTGTCTGAAAGTGAGCTATTGGATATAAAATCACATGATCCTTCCATCATGACACCG CTGCAGCCGTTTTCAAACAAAGCCAGTCGTCTCAAGTGGAAGAGACTGACTCTGCAGAAGACCGGACTGATTGTAAAAGATGTGGTCTGTCTACCCAGAGGACACTACCTGGCACAGCTGGAGAG ACATATTGTTCCACGAGGAAAAGAACGAGCAGCTCTAGCGGCCATGGGAATGACTGCTCGCATCACCATTGATTATAGCTGGTCGACCACTCAGATGAAGAGTCGGCTGGCGACACTCTTCCAGGGGCGGTTTGTAAAACGGGTGGGACAAAGGTTCTCCTTCACATAtctacag TGTGTGCCGGGCTCCGGGGTGCTGTTTGTCCCAGACACCCCTGCAGAGGGCTGGACTGGAGAGCATGTGCTCCAGACTTCTGGACTTGGTGCTTTGTACATCCTCAGCCACCAGGACTATCCACAG GCAGAATCAAAGAAGTCAGCAAGTGACACACCTGTGGTGAATAT GAAGGAGTTTTGTCTGGAGGCTAGTACAGAGAGCTGCCCGGAAGAAGAAAATCATCTGGGAATTCAGACCCAGCCCTGTGCTCCCAATACCAAGGAGGAG TTCACACTCGACTTGGACTCAATCCTGAGACTGTTCAGACAGGAGAATATGGATGGAGGCGTAGAGACACACAtccaggtgaggaggagagaccTGCTCCACAGCGCTCTGAAGGTGGTGAGGAGGCCGGGATTCTGTTTCAGGACGAGGCCCATCGTCTCCTTCAGTGGAGAGGAGACTGACGGCCACGAGGGACCCCTCAGAGAGTTCTTCAG ATTGACTTTGCTGGAGCTGCAGCAAAGTTCTGTATTTGAGGGTCTTCCAGGGCGTCTGTTCTTCATTTACGATCTCGCAGCTCTTGAAAACAGGAAGTATTACGAAGCAGGTGTTCTGATTGGCTGGTCTCTGGCTCAAGGCGGGCCTGGACCTCGTTGTCTACACCCTGTGCTCTACCAG TTGATGTGTGGCCAGAATCCATCTTTGGAGGACTTCAGCTGGAGAGACGTTGTTGATGTTGAAACACAGATCCGACTCCAACAG CTACAGAGTTGTactgatgtgaagctgcttcctTCCGGTCTGTGTGACTGGCTGTCGAACTGTGGGATCCCTGGAGTCTATTCAGCCCATTCTGATGAAATACCAACCATCTATATCCACCTGGTCAAACATTGCATCTACTAcag GGTGGCCAGTATGATCTCCCAGTTCACAGAGGGGCTGAACAGCTGTGGTGGATTGTGGGCTATGGTACAGTCCCACCGTGAGGCGTTTGTGCCAGTGATGACGAGCGCACAGCAGCAGCCTCTGACCCTGGAAGAGTTCAAACCGCTTTTTAACGTCTGCTACAGCCGTCCAGACAGCCAGCTGAGGGCGGCTGAGGAGGCAACAGCTGGACACTGGGAAACAGTTCTCACCTTGGTCAGCG ATGGTCAGGCAGATTTTTCCTTTGAAGTCCTCCTCGCCTTCATCACTGGAGCTGATCATCTGCCTCCTCTTGGGTTTCCCAGATTGATCTCCCTGTGTTTTTACTCCCAG GATGCGAGCATGTCAGGTGTGCGTCTGCCCCACGCCTCCACCTGTGCTCTGGAGCTCTTTCTGCCAAGGGGAGCGGCAGGGGCTGCAGACCTGAGGGTGCTGCTGAGCAGAGCAATGCACGAGGCGCTGGGCTTTACACGTTTccagacagagggagatggagagggcAGCTGCATAGAAGTGATGACAAATGTATGA
- the LOC115007178 gene encoding uncharacterized protein LOC115007178 isoform X2 yields the protein MKKNEMKTSESKTSESKTSESKTSERKAALLSISENIEMELFSSEEPCVVTFKLEVEEELSFDQRHLEHPLVPDCEEEPELQVETVTRPQNKPKTESPAKTEAEHCLPVLGFVEGIEIEMEVFPSLGLSESELLDIKSHDPSIMTPPFSNKASRLKWKRLTLQKTGLIVKDVVCLPRGHYLAQLERHIVPRGKERAALAAMGMTARITIDYSWSTTQMKSRLATLFQGRFVKRVGQRFSFTYLQCVPGSGVLFVPDTPAEGWTGEHVLQTSGLGALYILSHQDYPQAESKKSASDTPVVNMKEFCLEASTESCPEEENHLGIQTQPCAPNTKEEFTLDLDSILRLFRQENMDGGVETHIQVRRRDLLHSALKVVRRPGFCFRTRPIVSFSGEETDGHEGPLREFFRLTLLELQQSSVFEGLPGRLFFIYDLAALENRKYYEAGVLIGWSLAQGGPGPRCLHPVLYQLMCGQNPSLEDFSWRDVVDVETQIRLQQLQSCTDVKLLPSGLCDWLSNCGIPGVYSAHSDEIPTIYIHLVKHCIYYRVASMISQFTEGLNSCGGLWAMVQSHREAFVPVMTSAQQQPLTLEEFKPLFNVCYSRPDSQLRAAEEATAGHWETVLTLVSDGQADFSFEVLLAFITGADHLPPLGFPRLISLCFYSQDASMSGVRLPHASTCALELFLPRGAAGAADLRVLLSRAMHEALGFTRFQTEGDGEGSCIEVMTNV from the exons ATGAAGAAGAACGAGATGAAGACGAGCGAGAGTAAGACGAGCGAGAGTAAGACGAGCGAGAGTAAGACGAGCGAGAGGAAGGCGGCGTTGCTCTCCATCTCAGAAAACATTGAGATGGAGCTGTTTTCTTCAGAGGAGCCCTGTGTGGTGACATTTAAACTGGAGGTGGAAGAAGAACTCAGCTTTGACCAG AGACATCTGGAGCATCCTCTGGTCCCTGACTGTGAAGAAGAACCAGAGCTGCAGGTTGAGACCGTGACCAGGCCGCAGAACAAGCCCAAAACAGAGTCTCCCGCTAAGACTGAGGCTGAGCACTGCCTCCCTGTTCTAGGATTCGTGGAGGGAATTGAGATAGAAATGGAG GTGTTCCCTTCCCTTGGATTGTCTGAAAGTGAGCTATTGGATATAAAATCACATGATCCTTCCATCATGACACCG CCGTTTTCAAACAAAGCCAGTCGTCTCAAGTGGAAGAGACTGACTCTGCAGAAGACCGGACTGATTGTAAAAGATGTGGTCTGTCTACCCAGAGGACACTACCTGGCACAGCTGGAGAG ACATATTGTTCCACGAGGAAAAGAACGAGCAGCTCTAGCGGCCATGGGAATGACTGCTCGCATCACCATTGATTATAGCTGGTCGACCACTCAGATGAAGAGTCGGCTGGCGACACTCTTCCAGGGGCGGTTTGTAAAACGGGTGGGACAAAGGTTCTCCTTCACATAtctacag TGTGTGCCGGGCTCCGGGGTGCTGTTTGTCCCAGACACCCCTGCAGAGGGCTGGACTGGAGAGCATGTGCTCCAGACTTCTGGACTTGGTGCTTTGTACATCCTCAGCCACCAGGACTATCCACAG GCAGAATCAAAGAAGTCAGCAAGTGACACACCTGTGGTGAATAT GAAGGAGTTTTGTCTGGAGGCTAGTACAGAGAGCTGCCCGGAAGAAGAAAATCATCTGGGAATTCAGACCCAGCCCTGTGCTCCCAATACCAAGGAGGAG TTCACACTCGACTTGGACTCAATCCTGAGACTGTTCAGACAGGAGAATATGGATGGAGGCGTAGAGACACACAtccaggtgaggaggagagaccTGCTCCACAGCGCTCTGAAGGTGGTGAGGAGGCCGGGATTCTGTTTCAGGACGAGGCCCATCGTCTCCTTCAGTGGAGAGGAGACTGACGGCCACGAGGGACCCCTCAGAGAGTTCTTCAG ATTGACTTTGCTGGAGCTGCAGCAAAGTTCTGTATTTGAGGGTCTTCCAGGGCGTCTGTTCTTCATTTACGATCTCGCAGCTCTTGAAAACAGGAAGTATTACGAAGCAGGTGTTCTGATTGGCTGGTCTCTGGCTCAAGGCGGGCCTGGACCTCGTTGTCTACACCCTGTGCTCTACCAG TTGATGTGTGGCCAGAATCCATCTTTGGAGGACTTCAGCTGGAGAGACGTTGTTGATGTTGAAACACAGATCCGACTCCAACAG CTACAGAGTTGTactgatgtgaagctgcttcctTCCGGTCTGTGTGACTGGCTGTCGAACTGTGGGATCCCTGGAGTCTATTCAGCCCATTCTGATGAAATACCAACCATCTATATCCACCTGGTCAAACATTGCATCTACTAcag GGTGGCCAGTATGATCTCCCAGTTCACAGAGGGGCTGAACAGCTGTGGTGGATTGTGGGCTATGGTACAGTCCCACCGTGAGGCGTTTGTGCCAGTGATGACGAGCGCACAGCAGCAGCCTCTGACCCTGGAAGAGTTCAAACCGCTTTTTAACGTCTGCTACAGCCGTCCAGACAGCCAGCTGAGGGCGGCTGAGGAGGCAACAGCTGGACACTGGGAAACAGTTCTCACCTTGGTCAGCG ATGGTCAGGCAGATTTTTCCTTTGAAGTCCTCCTCGCCTTCATCACTGGAGCTGATCATCTGCCTCCTCTTGGGTTTCCCAGATTGATCTCCCTGTGTTTTTACTCCCAG GATGCGAGCATGTCAGGTGTGCGTCTGCCCCACGCCTCCACCTGTGCTCTGGAGCTCTTTCTGCCAAGGGGAGCGGCAGGGGCTGCAGACCTGAGGGTGCTGCTGAGCAGAGCAATGCACGAGGCGCTGGGCTTTACACGTTTccagacagagggagatggagagggcAGCTGCATAGAAGTGATGACAAATGTATGA